The sequence GCCGATTTCCGCGGCCAGCTGGGAGAAGTCGGCCGACAATATCGATGGTGCGATTTCGATGATTCGATCCAAGGATGCTCCGTCTCTATGTCAGCCGCGGCACGGGTCGGGCCGATTCCGCCCCGCCGCCGCGCACCGATTCGGTCAAGGGTAGCACAGCGACCGGCACGATGCAAGGTGCCAGCCTCCTAAAACCTTGTGATAAAGACACTTGTCCTTTTTCCCGCCCGCTCAGTTCCACCGCCGCAGCAGGGCGGCAAAAAAACCGTCCCAGCGCCGGGCCGAGGGAAAGGTGCGCACGCAGCCGTCCGTCCCCACCCAGGCCGCCACCCCCTCGGGGTAGCGGGGCTCCTCGATGCGGAACCCGGGATGGGCGCCGAGGAAATCCTCCACCACCCTCTCGTTCTCCTCCGGCTCGGTCGAGCAGGTGGAGTAGAGGAGGCGCCCCCCCACCGCCACCGATTGCGAAACGCCGCGCAGAATCGCGGCCTGCACCCTCCCGAGCGCCGCGAACTCCTCCGGCCTGAAGTTCCATTTGATTTCCGGGTTCCGCCTCAGGGTGCCCAGCCCGGAGCAGGGGACGTCCGCGAGCGCCGCGTCGAACTCCACCCCGAACGGGGCCGGCCCCCCGGCGTCGGCCACGATCACCCCCCCCGGCCGCACTCCCTGTGCGCGCAGCAGCTCCAGCATGCGGCGCACCCGGCCGGGACTGATGTCGCTCGAGACCACCCGGCCGAAGATCCCCCCGAGAACGGCCGTTTTTCCGCCCGGGGCCGCGCAGGCGTCCCACACCCTCCCCCCCTGCCCCGCCGGGCCGAACAGATGCGGCATCAGCTGCGAGGCCTCGTCCTGGAGATGGGCCCGCCCCCCGGGGGGAGCCTCGTCCAGCGACAGGCGGGCGCCGGGGACCAGGGGGGAGGATTCCCCGGGCGGCGTCTCCCCCTCCCCCTCTGCGTCCGTCAGGCGGAAAGCCGCCCGCGGTGGCCGGTTCAGGGAAAGGGCGAACTCCTCCGCCTGCGCGGCCCCCCAGCGCCGGACCCACCGCTGGTAGAGCCAGCGGGGGAGCGAAAGCCGCACCCAGCCGGGAGCCCCGTCCAAAAAGCCCGGCCGCTCCCAGGGGCGCGCCCGCCCCAGTCCCCGCAGGATCCCGTTCACGTACCTGTCGCTCCCCCGCCCCGATTCCCGCCGTGCCAGTTCCACGGCGTCGTTGCAGACCGCGTGGTCGGGCACCCGGCCCATCTTCCACATCTGGTAGAGACTCATCCGGAGCAGGGTGCGGGTGGCCGGTTCGACCTCGGCCCAGGGGCGCGCGCTCCGGGCGGCCAGCAGGTGGTCGAGCGGCCCGCGCCAGCGCAGGGTCCCGTAGACGATCTCGGTGACCAGGTGCCGGTCCCGGACCTCAAGCCGCTCCATGGCGGGCGAATTCAGGGCGTCGTCGCTGTGGAGCCGCCGGGATTCGATCCGCTCGAGCAGGCCGAGGCTCACTCTTCTGGCTGGAGATATCATGGCTGGAAAGGCCGTCCGCGGCCCCGGACCGCCGGGGCCGGCCACCGGTTAATGAAAGACCACGTCCCCGGGGCGCACCCGCGCTCCCGAGACGAACTCGCGTCCGCTCACGCGCCCCTTCCCCGGCCGCTGCACCTCGACCAGTTCCAGGACGCTGCCGCCGCCGCACTGGACCCGCATCCCCCGTTCCGACACCGACAGGAGCCGTCCCGGCTCCGCTCCCGCGAACCCCGTCATCTCCCCGGGGAGGCTGCGCCAGAGGAGGAGCGGTTCCCCGCAAAAAAGGGTGCGCGCGCCGGGCCAGGGGTCGAGGGCCCGGATCCGGTTGTGGACCACGAGCGCGCTTTCGTCCCAGGAGACGGGGGCCATGTCCTTCGTCAGGCGGGGGGCCCAGGTCGCGAGCGCCTCGTCCTGCGGCACGGGGCGGAGGTCGCCGCGCTCCAGCCGCACGAGCGTTTCGACCAGGAGTTCCGCCCCCTCCCGGGCAAGGGTCCGGGTCAACTCCCCCGTCGTCGTCTCGAGCCCGATCGGCACCTCCCGCTGCAGCAGGATCGGGCCGGCGTCCAGCGCCTCCTCCATGACCATGAGGGTGACGCCGCTCACCCGGTCGCCGTTGAGGATGGACCAGGCCACCGGGGCCGCCCCCCGGTAACGGGGAAGGAGCGAGGCGTGGATGTTCAGGGCATGGCGCCGGGCGCTGGCCAGCAGCCATCCGGGCAGGATCTGCCCGTAGGCGGCGCTGACGATATAGTCGGGCCGCAGCCGC comes from Acidobacteriota bacterium and encodes:
- a CDS encoding methionyl-tRNA formyltransferase, producing the protein MRVVFLGTPEFAVPALESLLGHGCDIPAVFAQPDRPAGRGRKVRPGPVKSLAESRGLALHQPEKIRSEENREVFERLRPDYIVSAAYGQILPGWLLASARRHALNIHASLLPRYRGAAPVAWSILNGDRVSGVTLMVMEEALDAGPILLQREVPIGLETTTGELTRTLAREGAELLVETLVRLERGDLRPVPQDEALATWAPRLTKDMAPVSWDESALVVHNRIRALDPWPGARTLFCGEPLLLWRSLPGEMTGFAGAEPGRLLSVSERGMRVQCGGGSVLELVEVQRPGKGRVSGREFVSGARVRPGDVVFH